The Butyrivibrio sp. AE3004 genome contains a region encoding:
- a CDS encoding RNA polymerase sigma factor, with protein MDFESVYKKYYSDIYRYSFSLAKNEKEAEELTQDTFVKALKSIDRYDGSKDLRAWLFTIAKNSFISKYRKSKHESEFELISDEIRDTRKGVAAYYLSYPICVRFIQEEDYVKPEAREAFENITKSVMLMRILISVSSFR; from the coding sequence TTGGACTTTGAGAGTGTTTACAAAAAATACTATTCGGATATATACAGATACTCTTTTAGTTTGGCAAAAAACGAAAAGGAAGCAGAAGAACTCACCCAGGATACCTTCGTAAAGGCTTTAAAATCCATAGACAGATACGATGGATCAAAGGATTTACGGGCATGGCTTTTCACAATAGCTAAAAATTCCTTCATATCAAAATACAGGAAAAGCAAACACGAATCCGAGTTTGAATTGATTTCTGATGAGATCAGGGATACTCGAAAGGGTGTTGCAGCATATTATCTGTCTTACCCAATTTGTGTAAGATTTATTCAGGAAGAAGATTATGTAAAGCCTGAAGCAAGAGAGGCCTTTGAAAATATCACGAAATCAGTGATGCTGATGAGGATTTTGATTTCAGTATCGAGTTTCAGATAA
- a CDS encoding HAD family hydrolase, translating into MGTIKAIVFDAFGTLFKFTKGSSARTILKYITDLGIEVDEAAFLEEWKPFYSRHTVGYDTFLTEREIFSARNQMFYDRYNVNRDARADADELLWEASERVAFPEVHSALEGLKRHYMVFIGSNTDDDVLESVMKKNNVVVEKIYTSENQRCYKPDSLFYKRILADNDFLPEEFLFVGDTGKDDIIGPKIVGMKTALVDRDGTGTDYGQDYTIGSLTELLTFGL; encoded by the coding sequence ATGGGGACGATAAAGGCTATAGTTTTTGATGCATTTGGAACACTTTTCAAATTTACAAAAGGTAGTTCCGCCAGAACAATTTTGAAATATATAACTGATCTTGGAATAGAGGTTGATGAAGCTGCATTCCTTGAAGAATGGAAGCCATTTTATAGTAGGCATACTGTGGGGTATGATACATTTTTGACAGAACGGGAGATATTTTCTGCCAGAAATCAGATGTTCTATGACAGATACAATGTGAATAGAGATGCCAGAGCAGATGCTGATGAACTTTTATGGGAGGCATCAGAACGTGTAGCTTTTCCTGAGGTTCATAGTGCGCTTGAAGGATTAAAGAGGCACTATATGGTTTTTATAGGATCGAATACAGATGACGATGTTCTTGAAAGCGTAATGAAAAAGAATAATGTCGTAGTTGAAAAAATCTATACATCTGAGAATCAGAGATGCTATAAACCTGATAGCCTTTTTTATAAGAGGATTTTGGCAGATAATGATTTCTTGCCGGAGGAGTTTTTGTTTGTTGGTGATACAGGAAAAGACGATATTATTGGGCCAAAGATAGTAGGTATGAAGACGGCTTTGGTCGACAGAGATGGAACAGGTACTGATTATGGGCAGGATTATACGATTGGGAGTCTGACAGAGCTTTTGACATTTGGATTATGA